One Alphaproteobacteria bacterium DNA window includes the following coding sequences:
- a CDS encoding division/cell wall cluster transcriptional repressor MraZ produces MLLFTGEHRNKVDRKGRVSLPADFRAELPEGDGRYIYIYPSPKWETALEAIDRAQLEALTENIDSFGKYTREQEYFTTTILGRARKLSIDGEGRIVLPEDFRNAARIEETAVFIGAGRQFHIWQPELYAAYAAGVNRTSPDYTLPAAPRGAPA; encoded by the coding sequence ATGCTGTTATTCACGGGAGAACACCGAAACAAGGTCGACAGGAAGGGACGTGTTTCCCTGCCGGCCGATTTTCGTGCCGAACTCCCGGAAGGAGACGGCCGGTATATTTACATTTACCCGTCGCCGAAATGGGAAACCGCGCTTGAAGCGATAGACCGGGCGCAACTGGAAGCCCTGACCGAAAACATCGATTCCTTCGGCAAATACACCAGGGAACAGGAATATTTCACGACCACTATACTGGGCCGGGCGCGCAAACTGAGCATAGACGGCGAGGGCCGTATCGTCCTGCCGGAAGACTTCCGCAACGCCGCCCGGATCGAAGAAACAGCGGTATTCATCGGCGCCGGAAGGCAGTTTCACATCTGGCAGCCGGAGCTCTATGCAGCCTATGCAGCCGGAGTCAATCGGACATCGCCGGACTATACCCTGCCGGCCGCGCCGCGCGGAGCTCCGGCATGA
- a CDS encoding RDD family protein translates to MTPTDPPASMRAGAVREIVTPEGLALRVRLAARGDRFFAVLIDIGIILLGLASIVLIAIAIFPDTGGKWAMSLAIVLSFGIRGFYFIFFELRWQGTTPGKRLLGLRVIDRNGGRLLPGAIFARNLMREVELFMPVTLLMSVHGGNGFWVNLLTLSWTGMLMALPWFNRDRLRCGDIVAGTWVVETPKTALLPDIAVSETDKSHRTAIRFTPSQLSVYGVYELQTLEKVLRQDAPDTVESRAAIARTIQAKIGWTPSDEHPVDASDFLRAFYAALRGHLEHSALFGKPRANKFDRP, encoded by the coding sequence GTGACGCCAACTGACCCGCCCGCCAGCATGCGCGCCGGCGCAGTTCGCGAGATCGTCACCCCCGAAGGCCTGGCATTACGGGTCCGGCTCGCCGCCCGCGGGGATCGCTTCTTCGCCGTCCTGATCGATATAGGCATCATTTTACTCGGCCTGGCCTCAATAGTGCTGATCGCCATCGCAATTTTCCCCGATACCGGCGGAAAATGGGCGATGTCGCTGGCCATTGTCCTGTCTTTCGGCATACGGGGCTTTTATTTCATCTTCTTCGAACTGAGATGGCAGGGCACGACGCCGGGGAAGCGGCTTCTCGGCCTGCGGGTGATCGATCGCAACGGCGGGCGGCTGCTGCCAGGCGCCATCTTTGCCCGGAACCTGATGCGAGAGGTCGAACTCTTCATGCCGGTCACCCTGCTGATGTCGGTCCATGGCGGCAACGGTTTCTGGGTCAATCTGCTGACGCTGTCATGGACAGGGATGCTGATGGCGCTGCCCTGGTTCAACCGTGACAGGCTGCGCTGCGGCGATATCGTCGCCGGCACCTGGGTGGTCGAAACGCCGAAAACCGCATTGCTGCCGGATATCGCGGTATCGGAAACCGACAAGTCTCATCGGACGGCCATCCGTTTTACCCCCTCCCAGCTGTCGGTCTACGGCGTGTATGAATTGCAGACGCTGGAAAAGGTGCTGCGGCAGGACGCGCCGGACACCGTCGAGTCCCGGGCCGCCATCGCACGGACGATCCAGGCCAAAATCGGCTGGACGCCATCGGATGAACATCCGGTCGACGCATCGGATTTCCTGCGGGCCTTTTACGCGGCCCTTCGCGGCCATCTGGAGCACAGCGCCTTGTTTGGAAAGCCGCGGGCGAACAAATTCGACCGCCCCTGA
- a CDS encoding stage II sporulation protein M produces the protein MAEPEAHLRSYNFRREREEGWRDLDSLVQRVQRSGLSSLSAQELRRLPELYRSAISSLSVARSISLDRNVVAYLESLAVRAYFCVYGGRESPGAGIRRFLVRDFPAAVRAARWHIAAAFAVLAFGGIVGFVLTANSPDWYYSFVSESMAGFRSPTAETGDLRAALYETDDTAIDSLNLFASFLFSHNAKIGLLSFALGFAFGVPTVLLLFVNGLTLGAFAALYASRGLSWDLWAWLMIHGTTELLAMALCGGAGLVLGGALAFPDRYSRLHNLAVKGRMAAVVAIGAVGLFFVAALLEGFARQLVTDGIFRYGIGGGVLLAWLAYFAFSGREAGRDAN, from the coding sequence ATGGCGGAACCAGAAGCGCATCTCCGAAGCTACAATTTCCGCCGCGAACGCGAAGAAGGCTGGCGCGACCTCGACAGCCTGGTGCAGCGGGTGCAGCGATCAGGCCTGTCGAGCCTTTCCGCGCAGGAGTTGCGCCGCCTTCCGGAACTATACCGTTCGGCCATTTCCTCATTGTCGGTCGCGCGCAGTATTTCGCTGGACCGGAATGTCGTCGCTTATCTCGAAAGCCTCGCGGTTCGCGCCTATTTCTGCGTCTACGGCGGTCGCGAGTCGCCGGGCGCGGGAATACGGCGATTTCTGGTGCGCGACTTTCCCGCGGCGGTCCGCGCGGCACGATGGCATATCGCCGCCGCTTTCGCGGTCCTGGCCTTCGGCGGTATCGTGGGCTTCGTGCTGACGGCGAACAGCCCGGACTGGTATTACAGTTTCGTCTCCGAATCGATGGCCGGATTCCGGTCCCCGACGGCGGAAACCGGCGACCTGCGCGCCGCCCTTTACGAAACCGACGACACCGCCATCGACAGCCTCAATCTCTTCGCCAGTTTCCTGTTCAGCCACAACGCAAAGATCGGATTGTTGAGTTTCGCGCTCGGCTTCGCCTTCGGCGTTCCAACCGTGCTGCTGCTGTTCGTGAACGGCCTCACCCTGGGAGCATTCGCCGCGCTCTACGCGTCGCGCGGGCTCTCCTGGGACCTCTGGGCCTGGCTGATGATCCATGGCACGACGGAATTGCTCGCGATGGCGTTATGCGGCGGCGCCGGGCTTGTCCTGGGAGGCGCCCTCGCCTTCCCGGACCGTTACAGCCGGCTGCATAATCTCGCGGTGAAAGGCCGCATGGCCGCCGTGGTCGCCATCGGCGCCGTCGGGCTGTTTTTCGTGGCGGCGCTGCTCGAAGGGTTTGCCCGCCAGCTCGTCACCGACGGCATTTTCCGCTACGGCATCGGCGGCGGCGTATTGCTGGCCTGGCTGGCATATTTCGCCTTTTCGGGACGGGAGGCAGGCCGTGACGCCAACTGA
- a CDS encoding DUF58 domain-containing protein has translation MLPTLRAFIVFASGVPLGFALILADETLWPLAFGCLAVAVAITGWDAVLTPRVGVFAIDVQIPGVLYVGDRDVVTIALSGIALRHPTTVTLACDTGGTLQPPPHQHCRMIPGESCELRIPLVPNRRGHAAIQRLWLRWQGPLGLVERRHIRETDASVPIVPNIRAVRGAALTLSVRDATFGIKTQRQSGEGTEFDALREYMPGLDHRSIDWKHSARHHKLVCKEFRTERNHQIILAFDTGHLMSTPLHGIPRLDHAINAGLLLGHASLRHGDRIGVFGFDAQTRVSAEPFGGVHEFPRLMRLTSDIEYHQEETNFTRGLMELMTRLKRRSLIILQTEFVDTVTAELMVENLQRLAARHLVIFVSMHDPRLHTPPEKSPRTLKDVNRMVVADGFLRERRTVFERLRRMGIHCIDAPSHAVGAELLNRYIHIKRLELI, from the coding sequence ATGCTGCCGACGCTTCGCGCCTTCATTGTCTTTGCATCGGGTGTCCCGCTCGGGTTTGCCCTGATTCTCGCCGACGAGACATTGTGGCCGCTGGCGTTCGGTTGCCTTGCCGTCGCTGTCGCCATCACCGGATGGGATGCTGTTCTTACGCCGCGCGTCGGCGTGTTTGCCATCGATGTGCAAATACCCGGCGTGCTCTATGTCGGCGACCGTGACGTCGTGACGATTGCGCTGTCCGGCATCGCGCTGCGTCATCCGACAACAGTGACGCTGGCCTGCGACACCGGCGGCACACTCCAGCCGCCGCCGCATCAGCATTGCCGGATGATACCCGGCGAATCATGCGAATTACGGATCCCTCTGGTGCCGAACCGACGCGGGCATGCGGCGATTCAGCGTCTCTGGCTGCGCTGGCAGGGCCCACTGGGCCTTGTCGAGCGGCGCCACATCCGCGAAACGGATGCATCGGTGCCGATTGTCCCGAATATCCGGGCGGTCCGCGGCGCCGCCCTGACGCTATCCGTGCGGGACGCCACATTCGGAATCAAGACCCAGCGCCAGTCCGGCGAGGGAACGGAATTCGATGCCCTGCGCGAATACATGCCGGGACTGGATCACCGCTCCATCGACTGGAAGCATTCGGCGCGCCACCACAAGCTTGTCTGCAAGGAATTCCGGACCGAGCGGAACCACCAGATCATCCTGGCGTTCGATACCGGACACCTGATGAGCACGCCCTTGCACGGCATTCCGCGGCTTGATCACGCGATTAATGCCGGGTTGCTGCTTGGCCACGCCTCGCTGCGTCACGGCGACCGCATCGGCGTCTTCGGTTTTGACGCACAGACCCGCGTCTCCGCGGAGCCCTTTGGCGGCGTCCACGAATTTCCGCGGCTGATGCGCCTGACATCGGACATCGAATACCATCAGGAAGAAACGAACTTTACCCGGGGCCTGATGGAACTGATGACGCGCCTGAAACGGCGCTCGCTCATCATCCTGCAAACGGAATTCGTCGATACGGTGACGGCGGAACTGATGGTCGAGAACCTGCAACGGCTGGCCGCGAGGCACCTCGTCATCTTCGTGTCGATGCACGATCCCCGGCTGCACACGCCTCCGGAAAAGAGCCCCCGGACCCTGAAAGACGTCAATCGCATGGTTGTCGCCGACGGCTTCCTGCGCGAGCGCCGCACGGTTTTCGAACGGCTGCGCCGCATGGGTATCCATTGCATCGATGCGCCAAGCCATGCGGTCGGCGCCGAACTGCTGAACCGGTACATTCACATCAAGCGACTGGAACTTATCTGA
- a CDS encoding MoxR family ATPase has protein sequence MDLDGIRTTSEALREQVRKVVIGQDTAIDLMLVSLLSDGHILMEGVPGTAKTLLAQAFAHALSLKFGRIQFTPDLMPGDVTGTNLFNFQTSAFTLTKGPVFTQLLLADEINRTPPKTQSALLQAMHERTVTIDGKTYPLDDGFMVIATQNPIEQHGTYPLPEAQLDRFLFKHVLDYPSRDEERAIVEQHGQRTTMPALDAFGMTRVADLTVLQQIRQVVTGIRLSADLIDYIVDVIRASREHPSLQFGASPRAANMLAIATRAYAALQSRDYAIPDDVKTLAIPALRHRVVLAPGAEIDGTNADQVIRAILDQVPAPR, from the coding sequence ATGGACCTAGACGGCATTAGGACGACAAGCGAGGCCTTGCGGGAGCAGGTCCGCAAGGTTGTCATCGGACAGGATACCGCCATCGACCTGATGCTCGTCAGCCTGCTGTCAGACGGCCATATCCTGATGGAGGGCGTGCCCGGCACCGCCAAGACATTGCTGGCGCAGGCGTTTGCGCATGCCCTGTCGCTGAAATTCGGACGCATCCAGTTCACACCGGATCTGATGCCGGGCGATGTCACGGGCACCAATCTTTTCAATTTCCAGACAAGCGCCTTCACCCTGACCAAGGGGCCGGTTTTCACGCAGTTGCTGCTGGCGGATGAAATAAACCGGACACCGCCCAAGACCCAGTCAGCCCTGTTGCAGGCCATGCATGAGCGCACCGTCACCATCGACGGGAAGACCTATCCGCTGGACGACGGATTCATGGTGATCGCCACGCAGAACCCGATCGAACAGCATGGCACGTACCCGCTGCCGGAAGCGCAGCTCGACCGTTTCCTGTTCAAGCATGTGCTGGACTATCCGTCGCGGGACGAGGAGCGCGCCATCGTCGAACAGCACGGCCAGCGCACCACGATGCCGGCGCTGGACGCGTTCGGCATGACCCGGGTCGCCGACCTCACGGTCCTGCAACAGATCCGGCAGGTCGTCACCGGAATCCGGCTGTCAGCCGACCTGATCGACTATATCGTCGATGTCATCCGGGCGAGCCGGGAGCACCCGTCACTGCAGTTCGGCGCCTCGCCCCGGGCCGCGAACATGCTGGCCATCGCCACGCGCGCCTATGCCGCCCTGCAAAGCCGCGACTATGCCATTCCCGACGACGTGAAGACGCTCGCCATTCCGGCGCTGCGACACCGCGTTGTCCTGGCGCCGGGCGCGGAAATAGACGGCACGAATGCCGATCAGGTCATCAGGGCCATCCTCGACCAGGTACCGGCGCCGCGCTGA
- a CDS encoding DUF4350 domain-containing protein, producing MAKQPVFSPRTVAILITCGILAFAGAAYFAISDDQPGTSGANVFSTSAVGHRAFLEFLQRRGIPTVVSRNNSAAKAGGKALLILAEPNLQPGSYGLADRTLLILPKWAADADPAHPGWVRDVAFQPRKWVEHVIRQFDPNAVVIREPVKIGWNEASAASVRRFNGGRVDNDTLTNRIRGRAVPEIEGLQLIRSSVIEPIVSAWEGILVGAVTVQGRTLFVVSDPDLLSNAGIGRGDHAALMLDMIELMRPKDGTVVIDEVIHGFFQTPSLWRTLFRLPFLAATVTAIAALGILVWAASSRFGAALPAPRRGTATESDLIENAIDLLQQAGHEQEVARAYPGIVLRELAQQLHAPRHMNAAEQIRWIDRIGAARRMEPSFEALYREASAAPLSGGPRLLRAMQRLHHWKQEMIHGPRRH from the coding sequence ATGGCGAAACAACCTGTCTTTTCGCCGCGCACCGTCGCCATCCTGATCACCTGCGGTATCCTTGCCTTCGCGGGCGCGGCCTATTTCGCCATATCGGATGACCAGCCCGGGACAAGCGGCGCCAATGTGTTTTCGACGTCTGCCGTCGGACACCGCGCCTTCCTGGAATTCCTGCAACGGCGCGGCATTCCAACGGTCGTGAGCCGCAACAATTCGGCGGCGAAGGCCGGCGGGAAAGCGCTGCTGATTCTCGCGGAACCGAACCTGCAACCGGGCAGTTACGGGCTGGCGGACCGGACCCTGCTGATCCTGCCCAAATGGGCGGCGGACGCCGACCCTGCACACCCGGGCTGGGTTCGCGACGTCGCATTTCAGCCCCGGAAGTGGGTCGAGCATGTGATCCGGCAGTTCGACCCGAACGCGGTCGTGATCCGCGAGCCCGTGAAAATCGGCTGGAACGAAGCATCCGCCGCATCGGTTCGGCGATTCAATGGCGGGCGCGTCGATAATGACACCCTGACGAACCGAATCCGCGGCCGGGCCGTGCCGGAAATCGAGGGCCTTCAGTTGATCAGATCGTCGGTCATCGAGCCCATTGTTTCCGCCTGGGAGGGAATCCTCGTCGGCGCCGTCACGGTGCAGGGCCGGACGCTTTTCGTCGTTTCGGATCCGGACCTGCTGTCCAATGCGGGAATCGGTCGCGGCGATCATGCCGCACTGATGCTCGATATGATCGAGCTGATGCGGCCAAAGGACGGCACGGTCGTTATCGATGAGGTCATCCACGGATTTTTCCAGACCCCGAGCCTGTGGCGGACGTTGTTCAGATTGCCTTTCCTTGCGGCGACCGTCACCGCAATCGCGGCGCTCGGCATTCTGGTCTGGGCGGCGTCGAGCCGTTTCGGGGCGGCGCTACCCGCCCCGCGCCGCGGTACGGCAACGGAATCGGACCTGATCGAAAACGCGATCGACCTGTTGCAGCAGGCCGGCCATGAGCAGGAAGTCGCGCGCGCCTATCCCGGCATCGTGCTTCGTGAACTGGCGCAGCAGCTTCATGCGCCACGCCATATGAACGCGGCGGAACAAATCAGATGGATAGACCGTATCGGCGCGGCGCGCCGAATGGAACCGTCCTTTGAAGCATTGTACCGCGAGGCATCAGCGGCGCCCCTTTCGGGCGGACCCCGGCTGCTGCGCGCGATGCAGCGCCTACACCACTGGAAGCAGGAGATGATACATGGACCTAGACGGCATTAG
- a CDS encoding DUF4129 domain-containing protein produces MKPNPAIGPRVPPIRNILVLVLPIVFGGGIAHAQTAAAPGDTESVRQDIETVLSGRDYQRQFPVTPAPPAPETRPAPIQPEAPDFQFETDFEGSTRPLPDMFRYIAWTLIAAGIVYLVYLAMRKMRRDRKRPAETEPVPARTAVQSGTPHSPLDEVERLARDGALADAVHLLLLRFIEDIRTQQGTAVQPALTSREVVASVSLPQTARASLAFIVASVERTRFGGMEIDRDTFEQCLEGYRNFTRRQATVR; encoded by the coding sequence ATGAAACCGAACCCGGCCATCGGGCCGCGAGTGCCGCCAATCCGAAACATCCTTGTCCTCGTCCTGCCGATTGTTTTCGGCGGCGGCATCGCCCACGCACAGACGGCGGCGGCGCCGGGAGATACCGAGTCCGTAAGGCAGGACATCGAGACCGTCCTGTCGGGCCGGGATTACCAGCGCCAGTTTCCCGTCACCCCGGCGCCGCCAGCACCGGAAACCCGCCCTGCCCCGATTCAGCCCGAGGCGCCTGATTTTCAGTTTGAAACAGATTTCGAAGGTTCGACCCGCCCCCTGCCCGACATGTTCCGATACATCGCCTGGACACTGATCGCGGCGGGTATCGTGTACCTCGTCTATCTTGCGATGCGGAAGATGCGGCGCGACCGGAAACGTCCCGCCGAAACGGAACCGGTCCCGGCCCGGACCGCAGTACAATCCGGCACGCCGCATTCCCCGCTGGATGAGGTCGAGCGACTTGCCCGCGACGGCGCGCTGGCGGACGCCGTCCATCTGCTGTTGTTGCGGTTCATCGAGGATATCCGGACACAGCAGGGAACCGCCGTGCAACCCGCGCTGACGAGCCGGGAGGTCGTGGCGTCGGTATCACTGCCCCAAACTGCGAGGGCCAGCCTTGCGTTCATCGTTGCATCGGTCGAACGCACGCGATTCGGTGGCATGGAAATCGACCGGGACACCTTCGAGCAATGCCTCGAAGGCTACCGTAATTTCACGCGCCGCCAGGCCACGGTCCGCTAA
- a CDS encoding alpha/beta hydrolase, which yields MHKWTGHGGITIAGDTWGDPNGPLVILQHGGGQTRHAWKGAGETLGEAGYHAVAFDARGHGDSDWAPPDEYDPDFMVEDLLCVAKALGNLNPILVGASMGGGVSLLAIGKKRIDAAALVLVDMAPKIETEGALKIREFMNQKPDGFDSLEEVAAAIANYQPHRKRPRNLDGLAKNVRLGADGKYKWHWDPARRRSMENMENYRKRLHECADTLTLPTLLVRGGLSDVLSEEGAQSFLKQCPHAEYVNVKNAAHMVAGDRNDIFADSVIDFLGRVAPVSVSS from the coding sequence ATGCATAAATGGACCGGTCATGGCGGTATTACCATTGCCGGAGACACCTGGGGCGACCCGAACGGGCCGCTTGTCATCCTGCAGCATGGCGGCGGCCAGACCCGTCACGCATGGAAAGGCGCCGGTGAAACGCTGGGCGAGGCAGGCTATCACGCCGTTGCCTTTGACGCGCGCGGACACGGCGACTCCGACTGGGCGCCGCCGGATGAATACGATCCGGATTTCATGGTCGAGGACCTGCTTTGCGTCGCGAAGGCGCTGGGCAACTTGAATCCCATTCTCGTCGGCGCTTCGATGGGGGGCGGGGTCAGCCTGCTCGCCATCGGCAAGAAGCGTATCGATGCCGCGGCGCTGGTGCTGGTCGACATGGCGCCAAAGATCGAAACCGAAGGCGCGCTGAAAATTCGCGAATTCATGAATCAGAAGCCGGACGGCTTCGACAGCCTGGAAGAAGTCGCCGCCGCCATCGCCAATTACCAGCCGCATCGCAAGCGGCCGCGCAACCTCGACGGGCTGGCGAAGAATGTCCGCCTTGGCGCCGATGGAAAATACAAATGGCACTGGGACCCGGCGCGCCGCCGCAGCATGGAGAATATGGAAAACTATCGCAAACGGCTGCACGAGTGTGCCGATACGCTGACCCTGCCGACCCTGCTGGTGCGGGGCGGGTTGTCCGATGTCTTGAGCGAGGAAGGCGCGCAGAGTTTCCTGAAACAATGCCCGCATGCGGAATACGTGAACGTGAAGAACGCGGCGCATATGGTCGCGGGCGACCGCAACGATATCTTCGCGGATTCTGTGATCGACTTTCTTGGCCGTGTCGCGCCGGTATCGGTGTCGAGCTAA
- a CDS encoding N-acetylmuramoyl-L-alanine amidase, whose product MPRIADHPSPNHGPRAAGSAIDMLVLHYTGMKTAEAALARLCDPAAQVSAHYLIDEDGAILRLVDESRRAWHAGVAHWRGHRDVNSRSIGVELVNPGHEHGYRPFPETQMAALIDLAAGIVARHPIPARNVVGHSDIAPGRKTDPGEHFDWRRMADRKLGLWPEECDADIAAVPEMLAQYGYDAKNDAALAAFQRHFRPSRIDGQPDAECARLLAGLLRLV is encoded by the coding sequence ATGCCCAGGATCGCCGATCATCCATCGCCCAATCACGGACCGCGCGCGGCCGGTTCGGCCATCGATATGCTGGTGCTGCATTATACGGGCATGAAAACGGCCGAAGCGGCGCTGGCGCGGCTTTGCGATCCGGCGGCGCAGGTCAGCGCGCATTACCTGATCGACGAAGACGGCGCGATCCTGCGGCTGGTGGATGAGTCCCGCCGCGCTTGGCACGCCGGCGTTGCCCACTGGCGCGGGCACCGCGATGTAAACAGCCGCTCCATCGGCGTGGAACTGGTCAATCCGGGGCACGAACACGGCTATCGGCCCTTCCCCGAGACGCAGATGGCGGCGCTGATCGACCTTGCGGCCGGCATCGTCGCCCGCCACCCGATCCCGGCCCGCAACGTGGTCGGCCATTCGGATATCGCCCCTGGCCGGAAGACTGACCCCGGTGAGCATTTCGACTGGCGACGGATGGCGGACCGGAAACTGGGATTATGGCCGGAAGAATGTGACGCCGATATTGCCGCCGTCCCGGAAATGCTGGCGCAATACGGTTATGACGCGAAAAACGACGCAGCGCTTGCCGCATTCCAGCGGCATTTCCGGCCGTCGCGAATTGACGGGCAACCGGACGCCGAATGCGCCCGACTGCTCGCCGGATTGCTCAGACTGGTTTAG
- a CDS encoding ABC-F family ATP-binding cassette domain-containing protein: MAAPPLLALRAASAGFGTRTLFTDIDVAIGRGERICLVGRNGSGKSTLLKALAGEVELLSGERFIQPGTQVTYLAQDFAPEPGQTLSEYVEAGGGETHRAAAMMDRLQLDPAQIASSLSGGEGRRAALARALATDPDILLLDEPTNHLDLQTIEWLEDELNRFKGGLLVISHDRAFLTRLSQATLWLDNGKMHRLSAGYGGFEEWSDQIIADQEQERSRVEHYLKAELRYMQRGVTARRRRNQRRVRKLASLREERVALLRPNRKSAIAADAAPTSGRILIDADGISKAYDGNTVIDNFSTRILRGDRIGIIGRNGAGKTTLLKLLTGELAPDSGTVKHGARVTMTHFDQHRASLDPDASLWDTLCPGGGDSVMVGDRQRHVVAYLRDFLFDEGQARSPVSSLSGGERNRLALAVKLAQPCNLMVLDEPTNDLDMDTLDLLEDMLSDFDGTLLLVSHDRDFLNRLVTSMIAVEGDGDVAEYPGGYDDYLMQRNARIESQRRDTPKASAPDHRQGRTERLSFREKTDLEQLPGRIAALESEIAALEEALADPQLFGRDRKKFESSAARLDAARQEKDKAEERWLEVEMKREALEGAA; this comes from the coding sequence ATGGCCGCGCCACCTCTTCTTGCCCTGCGCGCCGCCAGCGCCGGATTCGGCACCCGCACGCTGTTCACCGATATCGATGTCGCGATCGGGCGCGGCGAACGGATATGCCTTGTCGGCCGCAACGGCAGCGGCAAGTCGACCCTGCTGAAGGCGCTGGCCGGCGAAGTCGAACTGCTGTCGGGCGAGCGGTTCATCCAGCCCGGCACGCAGGTAACCTATCTGGCGCAGGATTTCGCGCCCGAACCAGGCCAGACCCTGTCGGAATATGTCGAAGCCGGGGGCGGCGAAACACACCGGGCAGCGGCGATGATGGACCGGCTGCAACTGGACCCCGCGCAGATCGCATCGTCCCTGTCCGGCGGCGAAGGGCGGCGCGCCGCCCTGGCCCGCGCACTCGCGACCGACCCCGATATCCTGCTGCTGGATGAACCGACCAACCATCTCGACCTGCAGACGATCGAATGGCTGGAGGACGAGTTGAACCGGTTCAAGGGCGGTCTGCTGGTCATCAGCCATGACCGCGCCTTCCTGACCAGGCTGTCCCAGGCCACCCTGTGGCTCGACAACGGAAAGATGCACCGGCTGAGCGCCGGATACGGCGGCTTCGAGGAGTGGTCCGACCAGATCATCGCCGACCAGGAACAGGAGCGCAGCCGGGTCGAACATTACCTGAAGGCGGAGTTGCGCTACATGCAGCGGGGCGTCACCGCGCGCCGCCGCCGCAACCAGCGCCGGGTGCGCAAGCTCGCCTCGCTGCGGGAGGAACGGGTCGCCCTGCTGCGTCCGAACCGGAAATCCGCCATCGCCGCGGATGCCGCGCCGACCAGCGGCCGCATCCTGATCGACGCGGACGGCATCTCCAAGGCCTATGACGGCAACACCGTTATCGATAATTTCTCGACCCGTATCCTGCGCGGCGACCGGATCGGCATCATCGGGCGCAACGGCGCCGGAAAAACGACATTGCTGAAGCTGCTGACCGGCGAACTGGCTCCGGACAGCGGCACCGTGAAACACGGCGCGCGGGTCACCATGACCCATTTCGACCAGCACCGCGCCTCGCTCGATCCGGATGCGTCGCTGTGGGACACGCTGTGTCCTGGCGGCGGCGACAGCGTCATGGTCGGTGACCGGCAGCGCCATGTAGTGGCCTATCTGCGGGATTTCCTGTTCGACGAAGGACAGGCGCGCAGCCCGGTTTCCAGCCTGTCGGGCGGCGAACGCAACCGCCTGGCGCTGGCCGTGAAACTGGCGCAGCCCTGCAACCTGATGGTGCTCGACGAACCGACCAACGATCTGGACATGGATACGCTGGACCTGCTGGAGGACATGCTGAGCGATTTCGACGGCACCCTCCTGCTGGTCAGCCATGACCGCGATTTCCTGAACCGGCTGGTGACCAGCATGATCGCCGTCGAAGGCGATGGCGATGTCGCGGAATATCCGGGCGGCTATGACGACTACCTGATGCAGCGGAACGCGCGGATCGAATCGCAGCGCCGCGACACGCCGAAAGCATCCGCCCCGGACCACCGCCAGGGCAGGACGGAACGGCTGAGCTTCAGGGAGAAGACAGACCTGGAACAACTGCCGGGCCGCATTGCGGCGCTGGAATCGGAAATCGCCGCGCTGGAAGAAGCGCTTGCCGATCCGCAACTGTTCGGCCGCGACCGCAAAAAATTCGAATCGTCCGCCGCCCGCCTTGACGCCGCCCGGCAGGAAAAGGACAAGGCGGAGGAACGCTGGCTTGAAGTGGAAATGAAGCGCGAGGCGCTGGAAGGCGCCGCCTGA
- a CDS encoding TerB family tellurite resistance protein: protein MSIWGKILGGAAGFAFGGPLGALIGAVAGHAVDRYRATQQDVEEYPERSIAFTIGVIVLSAKMAKSDGVVTRDEIDAFKQVFRVPADETANVSKVFNQARRDSAGFEPYARQLAGLFRDNPVVLEELLSCLAFIAHADGEIHPAEERYLRDVSTIFALDEAAFKRATSLNRKPDENDPYQLLGVPRDAANDDIKAAYRKLVRENHPDRLIAQGVPEEFIEVANRKLATINGAYDVIQKERGFT, encoded by the coding sequence ATGAGTATCTGGGGTAAAATTTTGGGCGGCGCGGCCGGATTTGCGTTTGGCGGACCGCTGGGGGCGCTGATCGGCGCCGTGGCGGGCCATGCCGTCGACCGTTACCGGGCAACCCAGCAGGATGTCGAGGAGTACCCGGAACGGTCGATCGCCTTCACCATCGGCGTCATCGTGCTCAGCGCGAAGATGGCGAAATCCGACGGCGTCGTCACACGCGACGAAATCGATGCCTTCAAACAGGTGTTTCGGGTCCCGGCGGATGAAACCGCCAATGTTTCCAAGGTATTCAATCAGGCGCGGCGAGACAGCGCCGGCTTCGAGCCGTATGCGCGGCAGCTTGCCGGCTTGTTCCGGGACAACCCGGTCGTGCTGGAGGAACTGCTCAGCTGCCTCGCCTTCATCGCCCATGCGGACGGAGAGATTCATCCCGCCGAGGAGCGGTATCTGCGGGATGTCTCGACGATCTTCGCGCTCGACGAGGCCGCGTTCAAACGCGCGACCTCACTCAACCGCAAGCCGGATGAAAACGACCCCTACCAGCTTCTCGGCGTACCGCGCGACGCCGCCAATGACGACATCAAGGCCGCCTACCGGAAACTGGTGCGGGAAAACCATCCCGACCGGCTGATCGCGCAGGGCGTCCCGGAGGAGTTTATCGAAGTCGCCAACCGCAAGCTGGCGACCATCAATGGCGCCTATGACGTCATCCAGAAGGAACGCGGGTTCACCTGA